TTATTCGTTTTTATAACATGTGGATTTGAACATAGTGTGGCCAATATGACACTTTTTACGATTGCAAATTTATTAAACGGTGCAAAAGTTACATTGGGAGGAAGCGCTTATAATTTACTATTTGTAACATTAGGTAATATAGTTGGTGGCGGATTTATCGGTTTTGCATATTACTATATTGGAAGAGAAAAAAATAAATAAAAAGAATTTTACTAATTAAAAGTGGAGAGAAAATCTAATTTGGGAGGAAAAATGAAAATAAGTTTAGATTACGAAAATTTTAATGCGGCACTTTCAAAATTGAGTAAAGAATATGAAATCTATGCTCCAATTGAAATACCGTATCGTGGAACTTTTTCTGATACGCCTGTTATCAGATATTCAAAAATAAATAAAGTGGAAGAAATTTGCTTTGATAAAAAATCACATTTTTCGGCAAAGGAAATAATGCTGCCAATAACTCAAACAATGTTTTATTTCACTGGCGACGAATATAAAATGCCAGAAGAACAGGATAAAAAATATTTAATATTTTTAAGAAGCTGTGATTTTCACGGAGTAAAAAGAGTGGATGAAATTTATTTAAATAACAAATTTTTAGATATTTATTATAAAAAAGTGAGAGATAAAGTTAAATTTGTCGTATTTGGATGTCCAAATTCATTTGAAAATTGTTTTTGCGTGGATATGGGAACTAATAAGACTGATAAATATAATTTGGGAATCAAAGTTACAGAAAATGAAATTTTTGTTGACATAAAAGATGACGAAATGAAAGAGTTTTTTGAAGAAACACAAAATAAAGAAAAAGACTTTGAAATGGAATTTGTAACTGACAATGAAATTCATGTAGATATTCCAGACAATATTGAACTTTCTGATATTATAAATTTAGATTTATGGCGTGAATATGACAGCCGTTGTATAGCTTGTGGAAAATGTAATTTCGTTTGTCCAACTTGTACTTGTACGACGACACAAGATGTATTTTATAGCGAAAATGACAATAATGGAGAACGAAGAAGAGTGTGGGCTTCGTGCCATGTAAATGGATTTACTGATATGGCTGGTGGACATTCGTTTAGACAAAGACATGGAGATAGAATGAGATTTAAAGTTATGCATAAAATTTCTGACTTTAAAAAGAGATTTGGCTATCAAATGTGTACAGGGTGTGGACGATGTGATGACGCTTGTCCTGAATACATTTCGTTTTCAAACTGCATAAATAAATTAAGTGCGGAACTAAAGAGAATTTCTAAAGAAAAAAGGGGTGAAATCTAATGGAAAATGTTTATTTGCCAACAGCGCATAAAGTTTTGCTTGTAGAGCAGACAACGGATTTAGAATGGCTTTTTCGTGTGGAATATAATGAAAGTAGCGTAAATGCTGGACAATTTATGCAAGTGTCGCTTCCTAAAGTTGGAGAAGCTCCTATTTCAATCGCAAATTTTGACTTGGAAAAAGGATATCTGGATTTTTTGATTAGAAAAGTTGGAAAAGTTACTGACGAAATTTTTAAATTAAAAGCTGGAGATAAAGTATTCTTGCGTGGACCTTACGGAAATGGTTTTCCAATTGAGGAATATAAAAATAAACATATTGTAATGGTCGTTGGAGGAAGTGGAATTGCACCAGTTCGTCCGATTATTGAATATTTTACAAAGCATCCTGAAGAAATGAAGTCTTTTAAAATAATTGTAGGTTATAAAAATTATGAAAGCGTGATTTTTGAAGAAGAGTTTTCTCGTTGGAGGGAAAATATCGAGATTTTAGTTACTTTGGACAATGCTGAAAGTGCAAGAAATTTAGGAAAAACTGAAGAAGAGTTTCACGAAGGGAGGGTAACTAAATATATCCCAGATTTGAAAGTTGAAAATATGGATGAAACTGAATTTATCGTAGTGGGACCGCCAATAATGATGCATTTTGCCTGTCTTGAAATTTTGAAATTAAATGTGCCAGTTGAAAAAATATGGGTTTCATTTGAGAGAAAAATGTCGTGTGCGGTTGGAAAATGTGGGCACTGCAAGATTGATGAAACATACATCTGCTTAGAA
This genomic stretch from Leptotrichia sp. oral taxon 218 harbors:
- the asrA gene encoding anaerobic sulfite reductase subunit AsrA — its product is MKISLDYENFNAALSKLSKEYEIYAPIEIPYRGTFSDTPVIRYSKINKVEEICFDKKSHFSAKEIMLPITQTMFYFTGDEYKMPEEQDKKYLIFLRSCDFHGVKRVDEIYLNNKFLDIYYKKVRDKVKFVVFGCPNSFENCFCVDMGTNKTDKYNLGIKVTENEIFVDIKDDEMKEFFEETQNKEKDFEMEFVTDNEIHVDIPDNIELSDIINLDLWREYDSRCIACGKCNFVCPTCTCTTTQDVFYSENDNNGERRRVWASCHVNGFTDMAGGHSFRQRHGDRMRFKVMHKISDFKKRFGYQMCTGCGRCDDACPEYISFSNCINKLSAELKRISKEKRGEI
- the asrB gene encoding anaerobic sulfite reductase subunit AsrB, with product MENVYLPTAHKVLLVEQTTDLEWLFRVEYNESSVNAGQFMQVSLPKVGEAPISIANFDLEKGYLDFLIRKVGKVTDEIFKLKAGDKVFLRGPYGNGFPIEEYKNKHIVMVVGGSGIAPVRPIIEYFTKHPEEMKSFKIIVGYKNYESVIFEEEFSRWRENIEILVTLDNAESARNLGKTEEEFHEGRVTKYIPDLKVENMDETEFIVVGPPIMMHFACLEILKLNVPVEKIWVSFERKMSCAVGKCGHCKIDETYICLEGPVFKYDKAQKLLD